TGCAGGTACCACTCCGATCCCACCTCCACCTCGACGTTCCGGTCGATCGCCGAGATGAGGTCCTTGGGAATCAGCCTCTTCCTGACCTCCTCGGCCGCCGCGCTTCTCGCGCCCTCGATGATCTCCGTCAGCACGGTCCGCGTCACCGACGCGGCGGCCCACGCAGCCGACCGGGAGACGTGCAACGAGGTCACGTCCCTGAACACCGCTTTGACGAGCTGAGGCCTGAACGGCAGGTCGGTCACGACGGAAGCGGTCTGCGGACGCCTGCGCTCGACGCGTAGGAGTTGTGTGGTCATCGAAGAATGCGCTTTCTGCTGTCGGAGGTGTCAGTGGCCCGTGCCGCACCGGGCGGCGAGGCCACAGAGCTCTGCGAAGGGCGCCGAGCCGGCACAGGACCTGCCAGGCGGGGCCGCCGGCACACAGAGGTGCAGGCGGCCCCGCCCGGATTGTCGGCGTTCCGGCGACCGGGCGTGCGGCAGGGGTGCCACCCGGGCGACGCCCTGTGGTACGGCGCCGCCGGTCAGGCGACCTGGTACCTGCCGACTTCCAGGAAGTGCCGCAGTGCTTCGGGTGTGTTGTCGTCCAGGGCGGCGTTGGCTGCCGCGCGCAGGGCCGGGCTGATGGACGAATCGGCGAGGATGCGGGCGATGGCGACGCGGTCGTCCTCGGCCTGGGCGATGCGGTAGCCGGTCTCCAGCCAGGCGCGTATCGCGTCGGAGTCGTTGGCGTCCAGGAGGGCGTTGACCTCGGCGATGACGCGCCGGCCGCTGTCGGGGTCGGCGAGCAGACGCGTGATGGCGACGCGGTCGTCCTCGGCCTGGGCGATGCGGTAGCCGGTCTCCAGCCAGGCGCGCATCGCCTCGGGGTCGTTGGCGTCCAGGAGGGCGTTGGCTTCTCGTGTCACACGCCGGCCGCTGTCCGGGTCGGCGAGGATCCGGACTATGGCCACCCTCAGGTCGTCGGCGTCCGGCTCGTCCGCGGACGAGGACACTGGGGGCACCGTCACCGCGGTCGGTGCCGCCGTGGCGGCGAAGGACGGGGTGGCGAGCAGGAGGGCCGGGGCAAGGATGCCCGCGGCGATGCCGGGCGCTACCTGATGCAGTCGCAAGGGAAATGCTCCTCTTCGTTGGCGACGGAGGCGAGTTGAGGATGCCTCAGGACGTTCACTTGGGTGATGCTGCCACCTGGGTCTGACAGTGGCAGTCGCCCCGCAGCGGTCGCAGGGCACCGTCGCCGCGGACGTGGCCGGTGTTTCATGGCGCCGCGCCTTCGAGAAGGGCGGCCTTGAGCGCGGCCCGTGGCTGTCGGGGCATGATCGGGGCGAGACGATTCCTGGGGACGGTCCTGGTGTGGTCCGCGCGTGTGGTGGTGCGCGACGGGGTTCGGCTTGTCTGCCGGGACCAGGGCGGGCCGGGGGAGCCGGTCGTGCTGCTGCACAGCTTGGCCGGTCATGCGGGTGAGTGGGGGCCGGCGGATCCGGACCCCACTGAGACCAGAACTGAGACCGCCGACACCCGCGCGGCTCGCGCCCGACGCCGCCGCCGCATCCGCTGACGACGAAACCCCAGGTCAGACAGCATCTGACCTGGGGTTCCAAGGGAGCCCCCTGTCGGATTCGAACCGACGACCTACGCATTACAAGTGCGTTGCTCTGGCCAGCTGAGCTAAGGAGGCGGGTGCCGTGTGGCGCGTTGCCGCGCGCGAGGGCGGCTCCACTGTACACAGAGCCCGTTACGCCGAGCCACGAAGTTCCGTTGCCGTGGGCCACGGCCGTCCCACCGTGGCATGCGGCCGTGACGTGCCGCTTCGAAAATTTCCGCGAAGTTCACCGGCCCGGAACTGCTGACAGACGTCTGAACGCCAGGTACCGTCCTGAGCCAGTTCACACACGTGGACTACACCACAACGGAACACCCGTCGTGGCACCGCCTTCCTACTCGGATCGTCCGGCACGTTCCTGCCGGTAGAAGGGGTTCATTCACCATGGCCACTGTCTCGTTCGACAAGGCGACCCGGATCTACCCGGGTTCCACCAAGCCCGCCGTCGACGCGCTGGAGATCGACATCGAGGACGGCGAGTTCCTCGTCCTCGTCGGCCCCTCCGGCTGCGGAAAGTCCACCTCGCTCCGCATGCTCGCGGGGCTCGAGGACGTCAACGGCGGCGCCATCCGCATCGGTGACCGCGACGTCACGCACCTGCCGCCGAAGGACCGGGACATCGCCATGGTGTTCCAGAACTACGCGCTCTATCCGCACATGACCGTCGCCGACAACATGGGCTTCGCGCTCAAGATCGCCGGCGTCAACAAGGCGGAGATCCGGCAGAAGGTCGAGGAGGCCGCGAAGATCCTCGACCTCACCGACTACCTGGACCGCAAGCCGAAGGCGCTCTCCGGCGGTCAGCGCCAGCGTGTCGCCATGGGCCGCGCCATCGTGCGCGAGCCCCAGGTGTTCCTCATGGACGAGCCGCTGTCCAACCTGGACGCCAAGCTCCGTGTCTCCACGCGTACGCAGATCGCCTCGCTCCAGCGCCGCCTGGGCATCACCACCGTCTACGTCACCCACGACCAGGTCGAGGCCATGACGATGGGCGACCGCGTGGCGGTCCTCAAGGACGGCCTGCTCCAGCAGATCGACACCCCGCGCAACATGTACGACAAGCCCGCCAACCTCTTCGTGGCCGGCTTCATCGGCTCCCCGGCGATGAACCTCGTCGAGGTGCCGATCACCGACGGCGGCGTGAAGTTCGGCAAGTCGGTCGTGCCGGTGCAGCGCGACGCGATCGCCGCCGCCACCGACAAGACCGTCACCGTGGGCGTGCGCCCCGAGCACTTCGAGGTGGCCGGCGCGGATGCCGAGCTGGGCCTCGCGGTCACCGTCAACGTCGTCGAGGAGCTCGGCGCCGACGCGTACGTCTACGGCACCGCCAAGGTCGGCGACGACTCCAAGGACCTCGTGGTCCGCGTCAGCGGCCGTGACGTCCCGGAGAAGGGCAGCCAGCTGCACGTCGTGCCCCGCTCCGGCGAGACCCACGTGTTCTCGACGTCGACCGGTGCGCGCCTGTCCGACTGATCAACCAGCAAACGCACAACCCCGGGTGAATCACCCAGGTTGACGACGAGGGCCCCGCAGCGTGCTGCGGGGCCCCTCTCGTTGTCGACAAATACCCCGGCAGACCGGACGTTTCGAGCCGTGTGCGTCAACCCCCTACCCGGAAAGTGGCACTCTCTCATCCCCCGAACCGGTGACTAAATGTCTACAAACCATTACCGGGCGCTACCCTCACACGCGTGAAGCACTCCATGAACCAACAGACGCGACGCGGCCAGGGCCCCGCCCGCCGGATCGGCCGCACCCTCGCATTCGTCCTGCCCGTCGTCCTGGTGCTCTCCGGGACCCTCGCGGTCACCCGAGTCAACTGGTCGGGGAACTCCACCGACCCGGTGCTCACCGCAGCGGACACCTCCGTGGGTTCCCCACGGGTCGCCAAGCGCGCCCCCCAGGAGATCCTGCGGGACAAGCTGCTGACCGAACTGCAGGAGGAGGACCCGGGTGTCGCCCTCACCCACCTCCAGCAGGCCGTCAACGGCCGCCCGTCGCTGGCGAAGCACTGCGCGTCCATCGCCCGCGCCCTCGGCCAGGCCGCCGTCCGCGTC
The Streptomyces tuirus genome window above contains:
- a CDS encoding ALF repeat-containing protein gives rise to the protein MRLHQVAPGIAAGILAPALLLATPSFAATAAPTAVTVPPVSSSADEPDADDLRVAIVRILADPDSGRRVTREANALLDANDPEAMRAWLETGYRIAQAEDDRVAITRLLADPDSGRRVIAEVNALLDANDSDAIRAWLETGYRIAQAEDDRVAIARILADSSISPALRAAANAALDDNTPEALRHFLEVGRYQVA
- a CDS encoding ABC transporter ATP-binding protein encodes the protein MATVSFDKATRIYPGSTKPAVDALEIDIEDGEFLVLVGPSGCGKSTSLRMLAGLEDVNGGAIRIGDRDVTHLPPKDRDIAMVFQNYALYPHMTVADNMGFALKIAGVNKAEIRQKVEEAAKILDLTDYLDRKPKALSGGQRQRVAMGRAIVREPQVFLMDEPLSNLDAKLRVSTRTQIASLQRRLGITTVYVTHDQVEAMTMGDRVAVLKDGLLQQIDTPRNMYDKPANLFVAGFIGSPAMNLVEVPITDGGVKFGKSVVPVQRDAIAAATDKTVTVGVRPEHFEVAGADAELGLAVTVNVVEELGADAYVYGTAKVGDDSKDLVVRVSGRDVPEKGSQLHVVPRSGETHVFSTSTGARLSD